GCCTGTTTGACCAGTTTTTTGATGACGTTCCTGATGACTCCCGTTGTTCGTCTGGCGGCTCTCCGGTGGGGTATTTTGGACCACCCCCACACGGAGATTAAAACCCATAAGGAGCCGGTCCCCTATCTGGGAGGTCTGGCGATCTTTATGGGGTTTGCGGGGGCTCTTGTTCTTCTCCGGTTTGCGACAAATTTTCCCACAGGAACTCTTCGCTCCTTGTGGGGCCTCCTTTTGGGAGGCGCTTTTCTGGCGGGGGTGGGGTTGGTGGACGATTTGAAGAAACCACAGGGGCTCTCGTTTCAGGCCAAGTTTTTCTTTCAGTTTTTGGCCGCGGCGATTTTGGTCTATTTTGATATGCGCATTCGTTTCGTTCAACCGGATTGGTTGGCGATTATTCTCACCTTGATTTGGGTTACGGGAATTTCGAACGCCATCAATTTAATCGACATTATGGATGGACTGGCCTCCTCCCAAACCCTTGTGGCGGCCTTAGGGTTTCTTCTGATTTCCATCCCCACAGAACAGATTTATGTGAATTTTGCGGCGGCGGCCATTGTGGGAGCGACCCTCGCTTTTATTCCCCACAATATGTCGAAGAAAAGAAAAATATTTATGGGGGATATGGGGAGTCTTATGTTGGGGTTCCTCTTGGCGGGTCTATCGTTGGGGACGGACTACACCCGCGTCAGCGAGGTGGGGATCTTTGCCCCGCTCTTGATTCTTGGCCTTCCGGTGTATGACACTTTTTTCGTTAGTCTTCTTCGCCTGAAGCAAGGGAAGTCTCCTTTCCTGGGATCGAAAGACCATTTGGCCCTTAAACTTCGTGCGATTGGTTTTTCAACAGAGAAAGTGGTCTTGATCTTTGCGGCCGTGGCGGCTGTTTTTTCAGCTGGGGCATATCTCCTGACCATGACACCTTTCTATGTTTCACTTTTCCTGGTGGCGATCGTTCT
The genomic region above belongs to Elusimicrobiota bacterium and contains:
- a CDS encoding undecaprenyl/decaprenyl-phosphate alpha-N-acetylglucosaminyl 1-phosphate transferase, with the translated sequence MILLYVVACLTSFLMTFLMTPVVRLAALRWGILDHPHTEIKTHKEPVPYLGGLAIFMGFAGALVLLRFATNFPTGTLRSLWGLLLGGAFLAGVGLVDDLKKPQGLSFQAKFFFQFLAAAILVYFDMRIRFVQPDWLAIILTLIWVTGISNAINLIDIMDGLASSQTLVAALGFLLISIPTEQIYVNFAAAAIVGATLAFIPHNMSKKRKIFMGDMGSLMLGFLLAGLSLGTDYTRVSEVGIFAPLLILGLPVYDTFFVSLLRLKQGKSPFLGSKDHLALKLRAIGFSTEKVVLIFAAVAAVFSAGAYLLTMTPFYVSLFLVAIVLLCGLYVMVKLHDVVVH